In Eubalaena glacialis isolate mEubGla1 chromosome 4, mEubGla1.1.hap2.+ XY, whole genome shotgun sequence, one DNA window encodes the following:
- the TPPP gene encoding tubulin polymerization-promoting protein has product MADSRPKPPKPANKTPPKSPGDPAKDKAAKRLSLESEGASEGAAAAGPELSALEEAFRRFAVHGDTRATGKEMHGKNWSKLCRDCQVIDGRNVTVTDVDIVFSKIKGKSCRTISFEQFKEALEELAKKRFKDKSGEAAVREVHRLVEGKAPIISGVTKAISSPTVSRLTDTTKFTGSHKERFDPSGRGKGRAGRVDLVDESGYVPGYKHAGTYDQKVQGGK; this is encoded by the exons ATGGCTGACAGCAGGCCCAAGCCCCCCAAGCCCGCCAACAAGACGCCCCCCAAGTCCCCAGGGGACCCCGCGAAGGACAAGGCAGCCAAGAGGCTGTCACTGGAGTCGGAGGGTGCCAGCGAGGGGGCGGCCGCCGCGGGTCCGGAGCTCAGCGCCCTGGAGGAGGCCTTCCGGAGGTTTGCGGTGCACGGGGACACCAGGGCCACCGGGAAGGAGATGCATGGCAAGAACTGGTCCAAGCTGTGCAGGGACTGCCAGGTGATCGACGGCAGGAACGTGACTGTCACCGACGTGGACATCGTCTTCAGCAAGATCAA GGGCAAGTCCTGCAGGACCATCTCATTCGAGCAGTTCAAGGAAGCACTGGAGGAGCTGGCCAAGAAGAGATTCAAAGACAAGAGCGGTGAGGCGGCCGTCCGAGAGGTGCACAGGCTCGTCGAGGGCAAGGCCCCCATCATCTCGGGGGTGACG AAAGCCATCTCCTCGCCCACCGTGTCGCGGCTCACGGACACCACCAAGTTCACGGGCTCCCACAAGGAGCGCTTCGACCCGTCGGGCAGGGGCAAGGGCAGGGCGGGCCGCGTGGACCTGGTGGACGAATCGGGCTACGTGCCGGGCTACAAGCATGCGGGCACCTACGACCAGAAGGTGCAGGGGGGCAAGTAG